In Sulfitobacter sp. M39, the following proteins share a genomic window:
- a CDS encoding DEAD/DEAH box helicase produces the protein MSDFEMMGLPRRLVKALTNMGMTDPTPIQKQAIPHGMNGRDVMGLAQTGTGKTAAFGIPLVAQMLEREARPEPRTVRGLVLAPTRELANQIMENLKGFCEGTQLKTMMIVGGQSINPQIKRMERGVDLLVATPGRLLDLMDRRAVLLHKTTFLVLDEADQMLDMGFIHDLRKIAAVLPKERQTMLFSATMPKLMNEIANSYLNSPIRIEVSPPGKAADKITQEVHFIAKAEKKSLLIELLGKHTEERALVFGRTKHGCEKLMKDLVKAGFKAASIHGNKSQGQRDRAIESFKKGEVTVLVATDVAARGLDIPDVKHVYNYELPNVPDNYVHRIGRTARAGKDGAAIAFCAPDEMGELKDIQKTMKISIPVASGRPWEAIDEPAKPKGRGGRGRGRGGRPGGGGGNGGGGNGGGAGKPAGAARRRRKPAGQRAA, from the coding sequence ATGAGCGATTTTGAAATGATGGGCCTGCCGCGCCGTCTGGTCAAAGCCTTGACCAACATGGGTATGACCGATCCGACCCCGATCCAGAAACAGGCGATCCCCCACGGGATGAATGGCCGCGACGTGATGGGGCTGGCGCAGACCGGCACCGGCAAGACCGCCGCCTTCGGTATTCCGCTGGTGGCCCAGATGCTGGAACGCGAAGCCCGCCCCGAGCCGCGCACCGTGCGCGGGCTGGTGCTGGCCCCGACCCGCGAACTGGCCAACCAGATCATGGAAAACCTCAAGGGGTTCTGCGAAGGCACCCAGCTGAAAACCATGATGATTGTCGGCGGCCAGTCGATCAACCCGCAGATCAAACGGATGGAGCGCGGCGTCGACCTGCTGGTGGCCACACCCGGGCGCTTGCTGGACCTGATGGACCGCCGCGCGGTGCTTTTGCACAAGACCACTTTCCTTGTGCTTGATGAAGCGGACCAGATGCTCGACATGGGCTTTATCCACGATCTGCGCAAGATTGCGGCGGTGCTGCCGAAAGAGCGTCAGACGATGCTCTTTTCGGCAACCATGCCGAAACTGATGAACGAGATCGCCAACAGCTACCTCAACAGCCCGATCCGCATCGAAGTCTCGCCTCCGGGCAAGGCGGCGGACAAGATCACTCAAGAGGTGCATTTCATCGCCAAGGCGGAAAAGAAATCCCTGCTGATCGAACTGCTTGGCAAACACACCGAGGAACGCGCCCTGGTGTTCGGGCGGACCAAACACGGCTGTGAAAAGCTGATGAAGGATCTGGTCAAAGCCGGTTTCAAAGCGGCATCGATCCATGGCAACAAAAGCCAGGGTCAGCGGGACCGCGCCATCGAATCCTTCAAGAAAGGCGAGGTCACTGTGCTGGTGGCAACGGATGTCGCCGCCCGCGGTCTGGATATACCCGATGTGAAGCACGTCTACAACTACGAACTGCCCAATGTGCCCGACAATTATGTCCACCGTATCGGCCGGACCGCACGCGCGGGCAAAGACGGGGCGGCGATCGCTTTCTGCGCACCGGATGAAATGGGCGAGCTGAAAGATATCCAGAAGACGATGAAAATCTCGATCCCCGTGGCCTCCGGCCGTCCGTGGGAAGCGATTGACGAACCCGCCAAGCCAAAGGGTCGCGGCGGACGCGGTCGTGGTCGCGGTGGTCGCCCCGGTGGCGGTGGCGGCAACGGGGGCGGTGGCAATGGCGGCGGTGCGGGTAAACCCGCCGGTGCCGCGCGGCGTCGTCGCAAGCCAGCCGGGCAGCGCGCCGCATAA
- a CDS encoding adenylyltransferase/cytidyltransferase family protein encodes MKYDIPFPFMGRGRATVVTPAARPSSFTPSTPLTRTILTYGGFDGFHTGHADWLRQLARMGSDLVVGCQSEQFCQRAGRPAHLGFAARRAVLERCRYVSRVIPLETWDQVRSDIVNYNVSVLALPAHLSLPVSGLDEIVQVLRLPVTVRATEQRQRAQAS; translated from the coding sequence ATGAAATACGATATCCCCTTTCCCTTTATGGGACGCGGGCGGGCGACGGTGGTGACACCGGCGGCGCGCCCGTCCAGCTTCACACCCTCCACGCCACTCACGCGGACGATCCTGACCTATGGCGGGTTCGACGGGTTCCACACCGGTCACGCCGACTGGCTGCGGCAGCTGGCCCGTATGGGCAGCGATCTGGTCGTCGGCTGCCAGAGCGAACAGTTCTGTCAGCGTGCGGGGCGTCCGGCGCATCTGGGCTTTGCTGCCCGCCGTGCAGTGCTGGAGCGGTGCCGCTATGTCTCGCGGGTCATTCCGCTTGAGACATGGGATCAGGTGCGCAGCGATATCGTGAATTACAACGTCTCGGTATTGGCCTTGCCGGCGCATCTTTCCCTGCCGGTGTCGGGACTGGACGAGATCGTTCAGGTATTGCGTTTGCCGGTGACCGTCCGCGCGACAGAGCAGCGCCAGCGCGCCCAAGCCAGCTGA
- a CDS encoding class I adenylate-forming enzyme family protein, which produces MLSVSASTGFAPCPAPFNLAAHVLGRAADLGDKTALAIVGPDRVEAWRFDQLEAAVRGTATGLLGMGLHPGDIVLMRLGNTVDFPLAYLGALAAGLVPVPTAAALTEPEVAAIIATLAPKAILRDPAVPCPPNDTTVDLAQLRSMRDLPAAPWHMGDPDRLGYIIYTSGTSGRPSAVMHAHRAIWARQMMVRGWYDLKPEDRVMHAGAFNWTYTLGTGLMDPWTAGATALIPAAGVAPADLPALMARHEASLFAAAPGVYRQILKHHDRINVPSLRHGLSAGEKLPSAVARAWEAASGTPIFEAYGMSECSTFLSASPDRPARAGTLGQPQDGRRIALIGTEGPVEIGQEGTIAIHKSDPGLMLGYLGAPDQTAQKYQGDWFLTGDQGVMGTDGQITYLGRNDDMMNAGGFRVSPIEVEQTLAKFPGIHAVGAAEVEVKPDVTVIAAFYTADSPLDEAALALYAQDNMARYKQPRLFIHLPELPMGANGKLLRRSLRAAYEAQR; this is translated from the coding sequence ATGTTGTCCGTCTCTGCGTCCACCGGCTTTGCGCCTTGCCCCGCCCCGTTCAATCTTGCCGCCCATGTTCTGGGCCGCGCCGCCGATTTGGGCGACAAGACAGCGCTTGCCATTGTCGGGCCCGATCGCGTTGAAGCCTGGCGTTTCGACCAGCTTGAGGCCGCCGTGCGCGGCACCGCGACGGGGTTGCTGGGCATGGGGCTGCACCCGGGTGACATCGTGCTGATGCGCCTTGGCAATACTGTGGATTTCCCGCTGGCCTATCTGGGCGCGCTGGCCGCAGGCTTGGTGCCTGTCCCCACCGCCGCCGCGCTGACAGAGCCGGAGGTCGCCGCGATCATCGCCACCCTCGCGCCCAAGGCGATCTTGCGTGATCCCGCCGTGCCCTGCCCGCCAAATGACACAACCGTTGATCTGGCCCAGCTCAGGTCCATGCGCGATTTGCCCGCGGCCCCCTGGCATATGGGCGACCCCGACCGGCTGGGCTATATCATCTATACCTCTGGCACGTCGGGCCGGCCGAGCGCGGTGATGCACGCACATCGCGCCATCTGGGCGCGGCAGATGATGGTGCGCGGCTGGTACGATCTGAAGCCCGAGGATCGGGTGATGCATGCAGGCGCGTTCAATTGGACCTATACGCTGGGGACCGGTCTCATGGACCCTTGGACCGCCGGTGCCACCGCCTTGATCCCGGCTGCGGGCGTGGCGCCTGCGGATTTACCTGCCTTGATGGCGCGGCATGAGGCGAGCCTTTTTGCAGCCGCACCGGGGGTTTACCGTCAGATCCTGAAACACCACGACCGGATCAACGTGCCAAGCCTGCGCCACGGGTTAAGCGCGGGGGAAAAGCTTCCCTCGGCCGTTGCCCGCGCATGGGAGGCCGCCAGCGGCACGCCGATCTTCGAGGCCTACGGCATGTCGGAGTGTTCGACCTTCCTATCCGCCTCTCCCGACCGTCCGGCGCGGGCGGGCACATTGGGCCAGCCTCAGGACGGGCGGCGCATCGCGTTGATCGGAACGGAAGGCCCGGTGGAGATCGGCCAAGAGGGCACCATCGCGATCCACAAGAGCGACCCGGGGCTGATGCTCGGCTATCTTGGCGCGCCGGATCAAACGGCCCAGAAATATCAGGGTGACTGGTTCCTGACCGGCGATCAAGGTGTCATGGGCACGGATGGGCAGATCACCTATCTGGGGCGCAATGACGATATGATGAATGCGGGCGGGTTCCGCGTCTCGCCGATCGAGGTGGAACAAACCCTCGCCAAATTCCCCGGCATCCATGCTGTCGGCGCGGCGGAGGTCGAGGTTAAACCCGACGTGACCGTGATCGCGGCCTTCTATACGGCCGACAGCCCGCTGGACGAGGCCGCGCTGGCGCTTTATGCACAAGACAACATGGCGCGCTACAAGCAGCCGCGCCTTTTCATCCACCTGCCAGAGCTCCCGATGGGCGCGAATGGCAAACTGCTGCGCCGGTCCTTGCGTGCAGCCTATGAGGCACAACGATGA
- a CDS encoding DsbA family oxidoreductase, producing the protein MTQTIKLDIMSDPICPWCYIGKAHLDRALESEPDHPFAIEWHPFQLNPDMPADGMDRRAYLEGKFGGKEGAVRAYAPVVEHAEKAGLKINFEAMQRTPNTLNAHRLIHWAGIEGRQTAAVSALFKAYFVDARDIGDAEVLADIADGIEMDASVVTRLLATDEDMEDIRKRDAHSREMGINSVPTFIVGGRHAVPGAQPPELWKKVLAELRNEG; encoded by the coding sequence ATGACCCAGACGATCAAGCTTGATATCATGTCCGACCCGATTTGCCCTTGGTGCTATATCGGCAAGGCCCATCTGGACCGCGCACTGGAAAGCGAGCCGGACCACCCTTTCGCGATCGAATGGCACCCGTTCCAGCTGAACCCCGACATGCCTGCCGACGGGATGGACCGCCGTGCCTATCTGGAAGGCAAATTCGGCGGCAAGGAAGGTGCGGTGCGCGCCTATGCCCCTGTGGTGGAACATGCCGAGAAAGCCGGACTCAAGATCAACTTCGAGGCGATGCAGCGCACCCCCAACACGCTGAATGCCCACCGGTTGATTCATTGGGCCGGGATCGAGGGGCGCCAGACCGCTGCGGTATCGGCGTTGTTCAAAGCCTATTTTGTCGATGCGCGCGATATTGGCGATGCCGAGGTGCTTGCCGATATCGCCGACGGGATAGAGATGGATGCCTCTGTCGTGACGCGTCTTCTGGCGACGGATGAGGATATGGAAGACATCCGCAAACGCGACGCGCACAGCCGCGAGATGGGCATCAACTCCGTCCCGACCTTTATCGTGGGCGGGCGTCACGCGGTGCCGGGCGCGCAGCCGCCAGAGCTTTGGAAAAAAGTGCTGGCCGAGCTGCGCAACGAAGGCTGA
- a CDS encoding multidrug effflux MFS transporter → MTDDRPDINMSRPEFVALIAMMFAIIAFSTDAMLPALPEIGAELSPLDMTKVPLIVTAFILGMGMGTFVTGPLSDAFGRKNIIYLGSAIYIAGAMVAWLSQSLEVMLIARVVQGVGAAGPRVVALAVIRDLYSGRQMAKIMSFVMMIFVVVPAFAPAMGAVIIALSDWRGVFLSFIVFSATCVVWAMLRLPETLPKPKRRPLQIGLLWNAVKEIFSNPMVCLSITVQTLVMGFLFSTLMLVQPIYDQVYDRAESFPFWFGVAALISGTSSLLNALLVVRLGMQRIVILALGLQIVLSGLMLGLGLGDLPEPYGFVFFLMWQASLLFQVGLVMGNLNALAMEPLGHIAGMAASVIGAVSTVMAAMLASPIGLMFNGTITPLIGAVLTLATLAFALMLLLARVNRQAAADPAE, encoded by the coding sequence ATGACCGACGACCGCCCCGACATCAACATGAGCCGCCCCGAGTTTGTGGCGCTGATTGCGATGATGTTTGCAATCATTGCTTTCTCGACCGATGCGATGCTGCCTGCCCTGCCCGAGATCGGCGCAGAGCTGTCGCCATTGGATATGACCAAAGTCCCGTTGATCGTGACCGCCTTTATTCTGGGGATGGGGATGGGCACTTTTGTCACCGGCCCGCTGTCGGATGCTTTCGGGCGCAAGAATATCATCTACCTCGGATCTGCGATCTATATCGCGGGGGCTATGGTGGCGTGGCTTAGCCAATCGCTTGAGGTGATGCTGATCGCGCGGGTGGTGCAGGGTGTGGGGGCTGCGGGCCCTCGGGTTGTGGCGCTTGCGGTGATCCGCGACCTTTATTCGGGCCGGCAGATGGCCAAGATCATGTCTTTTGTGATGATGATTTTTGTCGTGGTTCCCGCCTTTGCCCCTGCGATGGGGGCTGTGATCATCGCCCTGTCCGATTGGCGTGGCGTATTCTTGTCGTTCATCGTTTTCTCGGCAACCTGTGTGGTCTGGGCCATGCTCCGCCTGCCTGAAACGCTGCCCAAGCCCAAGCGTCGGCCGTTGCAGATTGGCCTGCTGTGGAACGCGGTGAAAGAGATTTTCAGCAACCCGATGGTGTGTCTGTCGATCACGGTGCAGACGCTGGTGATGGGGTTCTTGTTCTCGACGCTGATGCTGGTGCAGCCCATTTATGACCAAGTCTATGACCGCGCCGAGAGCTTCCCCTTCTGGTTTGGCGTCGCGGCGCTGATCTCGGGGACGTCGAGCCTGCTGAACGCGCTGCTGGTCGTCCGGTTGGGCATGCAGCGGATCGTGATCCTTGCGCTTGGCCTGCAGATCGTACTGTCGGGCCTGATGCTGGGTCTTGGTCTGGGCGATCTGCCCGAGCCCTATGGCTTTGTCTTTTTCCTGATGTGGCAGGCGTCGCTGTTATTTCAGGTGGGGCTGGTGATGGGCAACCTCAACGCGCTGGCGATGGAGCCTTTGGGCCATATCGCCGGCATGGCGGCGTCGGTCATCGGGGCGGTGTCGACGGTGATGGCGGCTATGCTGGCATCGCCCATCGGGCTGATGTTCAACGGCACGATCACCCCGCTGATCGGCGCGGTACTGACGCTGGCGACGCTCGCCTTTGCGCTGATGCTGCTTCTGGCGCGGGTCAACCGGCAGGCGGCAGCAGACCCCGCGGAATAG